From Paraburkholderia sabiae, a single genomic window includes:
- a CDS encoding cupin domain-containing protein, protein MNFVHTVLASTAAACIALGAAHPAHAHGIDGPRENISPAFQTAIANVPGKTMTAIVVDYKPGGVSPSHRHGQAFVVGYVLQGEIRSKVDDGEERVYHAGESWTEAPGVHHMVSENASKTKPAKLLAIFVADDNDKNLVTWDKK, encoded by the coding sequence GTGAATTTTGTTCATACTGTTCTTGCATCAACCGCGGCGGCATGCATCGCGCTGGGCGCCGCACATCCGGCGCACGCACATGGTATCGATGGCCCGCGCGAAAACATCAGCCCCGCATTTCAGACGGCTATCGCGAATGTGCCGGGCAAGACCATGACGGCGATCGTCGTCGATTACAAGCCGGGTGGCGTGTCGCCTTCCCATCGTCATGGCCAGGCGTTCGTGGTCGGCTATGTCCTGCAAGGCGAGATCCGAAGCAAGGTCGACGATGGCGAAGAGCGCGTCTATCACGCAGGTGAAAGCTGGACGGAAGCGCCCGGCGTGCATCACATGGTGAGCGAGAACGCGAGCAAGACCAAGCCCGCAAAGCTTCTTGCCATCTTTGTCGCCGACGACAACGATAAGAACCTCGTCACGTGGGACAAGAAGTAA
- a CDS encoding muconate/chloromuconate family cycloisomerase has protein sequence MIPSPVQIQAVETILVDVPTIRPHRLSVATMNCQALVLVRIQCADGITGWGEATTIGGLAYGEESPESIKTNIDTYFAPMLKGMDATRPGQAMAKLRECFQGNRFAKCAVETALFDAQAQRFGVPLSELFGGRVTDSVEVAWTLASGDTGRDIDEAHSMLEMKRHRVFKLKIGTRAPADDIAHVAAIKAAVGDRAEVRVDVNQAWSQTEAIWASERLADAGCNLIEQPIAAEDRRGLKRLAHRSTVPIMADEALHGPVDAFDVASAHAADVFAVKIAQSGGLTGAANVAAIALAAGIDLYGGTMLEGAVGTIASAQLFSTFRELKWGTELFGPLLLTEEILTEPLRYENFSLQLPQGPGLGIQLDLDKIGRLRRDSKHGASVVKG, from the coding sequence ATGATACCAAGCCCCGTTCAGATACAAGCCGTAGAGACGATTCTCGTCGATGTTCCGACGATCCGCCCGCACCGCCTGTCCGTTGCCACGATGAATTGCCAGGCCCTCGTGCTGGTCCGGATTCAATGCGCGGATGGTATAACGGGCTGGGGCGAGGCGACGACGATCGGCGGCCTCGCTTACGGCGAGGAAAGCCCCGAAAGCATCAAGACCAACATCGATACCTATTTCGCGCCGATGCTCAAGGGCATGGACGCGACCCGTCCCGGTCAGGCGATGGCGAAGCTGCGCGAGTGCTTCCAGGGCAACCGCTTCGCCAAGTGCGCAGTCGAAACCGCGCTGTTCGACGCGCAGGCACAACGCTTCGGCGTGCCGCTGTCGGAACTGTTCGGCGGTCGCGTGACGGATTCGGTCGAGGTCGCGTGGACCCTGGCCAGTGGCGACACGGGACGCGATATCGACGAAGCGCATTCGATGCTGGAAATGAAGCGGCATCGCGTGTTCAAGCTCAAGATCGGCACGCGTGCCCCCGCTGACGACATCGCGCATGTGGCCGCGATCAAGGCGGCTGTCGGCGACCGCGCGGAAGTGCGCGTCGACGTGAATCAGGCATGGAGCCAGACGGAAGCGATCTGGGCCAGCGAGCGTCTCGCGGACGCAGGCTGCAATCTGATCGAACAGCCCATCGCTGCAGAAGACCGGCGCGGCCTCAAGCGGCTCGCGCATCGGTCGACGGTGCCGATCATGGCCGACGAAGCATTGCATGGTCCCGTCGATGCATTCGACGTCGCCAGCGCGCACGCCGCCGATGTATTCGCCGTGAAGATCGCGCAGTCGGGCGGCCTGACGGGCGCGGCAAATGTCGCTGCGATCGCGCTCGCAGCAGGCATCGATCTGTATGGCGGCACGATGCTGGAAGGTGCGGTCGGCACGATCGCTTCCGCGCAACTCTTCAGCACGTTCCGCGAATTGAAGTGGGGCACCGAACTGTTCGGGCCGCTGCTTCTCACGGAAGAAATTCTCACGGAGCCGCTGCGTTACGAGAACTTCTCGTTGCAATTGCCGCAAGGCCCCGGACTCGGAATTCAACTCGACCTCGACAAGATCGGGAGACTGCGCCGCGATTCGAAGCACGGCGCGAGTGTGGTCAAAGGTTAG
- a CDS encoding FMN-dependent NADH-azoreductase — MKIFHVDASAKRERSNSRALSREFIENLRAEGVEVEVDYLDVTVDTPAHVTEAFAIATYHAEHERTDAMRATLAPSDALCKRLLEADAFVFAMPMYNWSMPSAFKAFIDNVTRTGITYKNAEDGTIVGQLNRQKTLFITTRGADLRPGTVFSSMDALTPALNAAFSFIGVSEPRFVDAQPLQFSDQEARTEALKRAKAELAGVAAEWAAWEQVRVDSEQFETV, encoded by the coding sequence ATGAAGATTTTCCACGTCGATGCGAGCGCCAAGCGCGAACGGTCCAATTCCCGTGCGCTGTCGCGCGAGTTCATCGAAAACCTGCGAGCAGAAGGCGTGGAGGTCGAAGTCGACTATCTCGACGTCACCGTCGATACGCCGGCGCACGTCACCGAGGCATTCGCCATCGCGACCTATCATGCGGAACACGAACGCACGGACGCCATGCGCGCCACGCTGGCGCCGTCCGATGCGCTGTGCAAGCGGCTGCTGGAAGCCGATGCTTTCGTCTTTGCGATGCCCATGTACAACTGGTCGATGCCTTCGGCGTTCAAGGCGTTTATCGACAACGTGACGCGTACGGGCATTACCTATAAGAATGCCGAGGATGGCACCATCGTCGGGCAGCTGAACCGCCAGAAGACGCTGTTCATCACCACGCGCGGCGCCGATTTGCGCCCGGGCACGGTGTTTTCGTCGATGGACGCGCTCACGCCGGCGCTCAACGCGGCATTCTCGTTCATCGGCGTCAGCGAGCCGCGCTTCGTCGATGCGCAGCCGTTGCAGTTTTCGGATCAGGAAGCGCGCACTGAAGCGCTGAAGCGTGCCAAGGCAGAACTGGCGGGCGTGGCCGCGGAGTGGGCCGCATGGGAACAGGTGCGCGTAGACAGCGAGCAGTTCGAGACAGTCTAA
- a CDS encoding LysR family transcriptional regulator, whose amino-acid sequence MELRQLRYFVAVAEERNFTRAAERLNMTQPPLSRQIQQIEDSVGLALFERGARPLKLTEAGRVFYVQAKRLLEESDELLPLTRRLAQLAERIVIGFVPSTLYGPLPDVIRAFREAAPLIQISLIEMFTIEQLSALKGGRIDVGFGRLRFDESQLAREVLVEEPLIAALPAGHALADATKLTLDALSKETVIIYPSTPRPSYADQQLSAFRDHAVEPAAIHEVRELQTALGLVAAQVGVCLVPESVRGLRARGVTYRSIDETNVSSPIIMSRRLQDQSPTTDLFCSIARDLFKKASSV is encoded by the coding sequence ATGGAACTGCGTCAACTTCGCTATTTCGTGGCCGTCGCTGAGGAAAGGAACTTCACCCGGGCGGCCGAACGCCTGAACATGACGCAGCCGCCGCTCTCGCGGCAGATCCAGCAGATCGAAGACAGTGTGGGACTTGCGCTGTTCGAACGCGGCGCTCGGCCGCTGAAGCTGACGGAAGCCGGACGCGTGTTCTATGTGCAGGCCAAGCGGCTGCTCGAAGAGAGCGACGAACTGCTGCCGCTCACGCGGCGTCTTGCACAGCTTGCCGAGCGCATCGTGATCGGCTTCGTGCCTTCCACGCTATACGGCCCGCTGCCCGATGTCATTCGCGCGTTCAGGGAAGCCGCGCCGCTGATCCAGATTTCGCTGATCGAGATGTTCACGATTGAACAGTTGAGTGCGCTCAAGGGCGGACGTATCGATGTGGGCTTTGGTCGCCTGCGCTTCGACGAGTCGCAACTCGCGCGCGAAGTGCTCGTCGAAGAGCCGTTGATTGCTGCATTGCCCGCGGGTCATGCGCTCGCCGATGCGACGAAGCTGACGCTCGACGCGTTGTCGAAAGAAACAGTGATCATCTATCCATCGACGCCGCGTCCGAGTTACGCGGACCAGCAACTCTCTGCGTTTCGCGATCACGCCGTCGAACCGGCGGCCATTCATGAAGTGCGGGAATTGCAAACGGCGCTTGGACTCGTTGCCGCGCAAGTGGGCGTGTGTCTCGTGCCGGAAAGCGTGCGGGGATTGCGCGCGCGTGGCGTGACGTACCGGTCGATCGATGAAACGAATGTGTCGTCGCCCATCATCATGAGCCGGCGTCTGCAGGATCAGAGTCCCACCACGGATCTGTTCTGTTCGATCGCGCGAGATCTGTTCAAGAAGGCGTCGTCGGTCTAG
- a CDS encoding YbfB/YjiJ family MFS transporter: MSTDASLSTTAVGGRAAIWRHIFAGFSASLVGIGLARFAYTPLIPPLIQAHWFSASDVVYLGAANLAGYLLGALLGRPVAHRLTNTYTLRAMMVLVTAAFFACAFPVSVAWFFFWRLLSGVAGGTIMVLVAATVLPHVPADRKGLASGSIFLGLGVGIAASGTIVPLLLNLGLRNTWIGIAILSAALTAATWSGWPSATKSHAHAHASQAAKAQLPAIVRVLYAEYALMALGLVPTMVFLVDFIARGLGAGAHVGASYWILYGVGAIFGAPVYGFVADRFGGSFAIRVLSILQVCVVAVLAVSSNHIVIGVLTLVIGSFPPGVVPMMLTRVHEVVPNDHAGQHMVWSRVTTTFAAFQAVAGYAYSALFNASGGNHRLLFAIGAVALVVLVMTDFASPLFARKPEQSAERVHE, translated from the coding sequence ATGTCTACCGATGCATCACTTTCGACAACGGCCGTCGGCGGCCGAGCCGCCATCTGGCGGCACATCTTTGCGGGATTCAGCGCGAGCCTCGTCGGTATCGGGCTGGCGCGCTTTGCCTATACGCCGCTCATTCCGCCGCTGATTCAGGCGCACTGGTTCTCGGCTTCGGATGTCGTTTATCTGGGCGCGGCCAATCTCGCTGGTTATCTGCTCGGCGCGCTGCTGGGGCGCCCTGTCGCGCATCGGTTGACCAACACGTACACACTGCGCGCGATGATGGTGCTGGTCACAGCGGCATTTTTTGCGTGTGCATTCCCCGTATCCGTCGCGTGGTTTTTCTTCTGGCGACTGTTGTCGGGCGTGGCAGGCGGAACGATCATGGTGCTGGTGGCCGCGACGGTGCTGCCGCATGTGCCGGCGGATCGCAAAGGGCTGGCGAGTGGTTCGATCTTTCTCGGCCTTGGCGTCGGAATTGCCGCATCCGGAACCATCGTCCCGTTGCTGCTCAACCTTGGCTTGCGGAACACGTGGATCGGCATCGCGATTCTGTCGGCGGCATTGACGGCCGCAACGTGGTCCGGCTGGCCGTCTGCTACGAAATCGCACGCACACGCGCACGCTTCGCAAGCGGCGAAAGCACAACTTCCTGCGATCGTGCGCGTCCTTTACGCCGAATATGCGCTGATGGCGCTAGGCCTCGTTCCGACGATGGTCTTTCTGGTCGACTTCATCGCGCGCGGGCTCGGAGCAGGGGCGCACGTGGGCGCGTCGTACTGGATTCTGTATGGCGTGGGCGCGATTTTCGGCGCACCTGTGTACGGTTTCGTGGCCGATCGCTTCGGCGGAAGCTTTGCGATCCGCGTGCTCTCGATACTGCAGGTTTGCGTCGTCGCTGTGTTGGCGGTATCGAGCAATCACATCGTGATCGGCGTATTGACGCTGGTGATCGGCAGCTTTCCGCCTGGCGTCGTACCGATGATGCTCACGCGTGTGCATGAAGTAGTGCCGAACGATCATGCCGGACAGCACATGGTCTGGAGCCGTGTGACCACGACCTTTGCCGCGTTTCAGGCCGTCGCGGGCTATGCGTATTCCGCGCTGTTTAACGCGAGCGGCGGCAATCATCGGCTGCTGTTTGCGATTGGCGCTGTGGCACTTGTCGTGCTCGTGATGACGGACTTTGCGTCGCCGTTGTTTGCGCGAAAGCCTGAACAATCCGCCGAACGCGTTCACGAATAA
- a CDS encoding RrF2 family transcriptional regulator, translated as MSHISAGVEYGLHCLLFLTEAAPGGVAEASVRDLAELQGVPADYVAKLFTKLHKAGLVIATEGAKGGFALARPANQISVLDVVTAIDGDKALFECREVRARCAVFGETAPAWASSGVCSIHAVMQNAEKRMHEALASQSLHDLAVRTSAKAPRTYGPQVVKWLDGRTAGRRRDRSGSGSGARS; from the coding sequence GCTTTTTCTCACGGAAGCGGCGCCAGGCGGCGTGGCCGAGGCGAGCGTGCGCGATCTGGCGGAGCTGCAAGGCGTGCCGGCCGACTACGTCGCGAAACTATTTACGAAACTGCACAAGGCAGGGCTCGTCATCGCAACGGAAGGCGCCAAGGGTGGCTTTGCGCTGGCGCGTCCGGCAAATCAGATTTCGGTGCTGGACGTGGTGACGGCTATCGACGGCGACAAGGCCTTGTTCGAATGTCGCGAAGTGCGCGCGCGTTGCGCGGTATTCGGTGAAACCGCGCCGGCGTGGGCATCGAGCGGCGTGTGCTCGATCCACGCCGTGATGCAGAACGCGGAGAAGCGCATGCACGAAGCACTCGCCTCGCAATCGCTTCACGACCTGGCGGTGCGCACGTCGGCGAAGGCGCCGCGCACGTATGGGCCGCAAGTCGTCAAATGGCTTGACGGCCGTACGGCGGGCAGGCGGCGCGATCGCAGCGGGTCGGGTTCCGGTGCGCGTTCCTGA
- the catA gene encoding catechol 1,2-dioxygenase gives MNIETIDALLNKINESATHEGNARTKQVVNRIIRDLFITIDELDVTPNEFWAALNYLGEAGQSGELGLLAAGLGFEHFLDVRLDEAEAKAGVAGGTPRTIEGPLYVAGAPESTSHARLDNGNEPGETLVMRGRVLNEDGQPVKGALVEVWHANHLGNYSHFDKSQQEFNLRRSIRTDADGVYSFRSVVPIGYSVPPEGKTQQLLDQLGRHGHRPAHIHFFVSAPGFRKLTTQINIEGDPYLWDDFAFATREGLVPAVKKEEGATGKSYGIDGQFSLIDFDFSLVKDRNNVPTSEVERVRA, from the coding sequence ATGAACATCGAAACCATCGACGCGCTGTTGAACAAGATCAACGAAAGCGCCACGCACGAAGGCAACGCACGCACGAAGCAGGTCGTGAACCGCATCATCCGCGATCTGTTCATCACGATCGACGAACTCGACGTCACGCCGAACGAATTCTGGGCCGCGCTGAACTATCTCGGCGAAGCGGGCCAAAGCGGCGAACTGGGTCTGCTGGCTGCGGGTCTCGGCTTCGAGCACTTCCTTGATGTGCGACTCGACGAAGCGGAAGCGAAGGCCGGCGTTGCGGGCGGCACGCCGCGCACGATCGAAGGTCCGTTGTACGTGGCGGGTGCGCCGGAATCGACCAGCCATGCGCGTCTCGACAACGGCAACGAGCCGGGCGAAACGCTTGTCATGCGTGGTCGTGTGCTCAACGAAGACGGTCAGCCGGTGAAGGGCGCGCTGGTCGAAGTGTGGCACGCGAACCATCTGGGCAACTACTCGCACTTCGACAAGTCGCAGCAGGAGTTCAACCTGCGTCGCTCGATCCGCACGGACGCGGACGGCGTGTACAGCTTCCGCAGCGTGGTGCCGATCGGCTATAGCGTGCCGCCGGAAGGCAAGACGCAACAGCTGCTCGATCAGCTTGGCCGTCATGGTCATCGTCCCGCGCACATTCACTTCTTCGTGTCGGCACCGGGCTTCCGCAAGCTGACCACGCAGATCAATATCGAAGGCGATCCGTATCTGTGGGATGACTTTGCATTCGCGACGCGCGAAGGCCTCGTGCCCGCGGTCAAGAAGGAAGAAGGCGCGACGGGCAAGTCTTATGGCATCGACGGCCAGTTTTCGCTGATCGATTTCGACTTCAGTCTCGTCAAGGACCGCAACAACGTGCCGACGAGCGAAGTGGAACGCGTGCGCGCCTGA
- a CDS encoding DUF3331 domain-containing protein: MTKRPPPEALAPAPVEPPPAHISILEQLSSKTLSVCWSDPRSGHYADQVWRIGLARMDSFCVLTGMPIRRGDPVFRPRACESYFPANRDRMILASAVPSCPSGIMLD, translated from the coding sequence ATGACCAAGCGGCCACCGCCCGAGGCGCTCGCACCTGCCCCTGTCGAGCCGCCGCCGGCGCATATCTCCATCCTCGAACAACTGTCGTCGAAGACGCTAAGCGTGTGCTGGAGCGACCCGCGCTCGGGTCATTACGCGGATCAGGTATGGCGGATCGGCCTTGCTCGCATGGATTCGTTTTGCGTATTGACGGGCATGCCGATACGACGCGGCGACCCAGTGTTTCGTCCGCGCGCTTGCGAGAGCTATTTCCCCGCCAATCGCGACCGGATGATTCTGGCGTCCGCCGTGCCCTCCTGTCCGAGCGGAATCATGCTCGATTGA
- the catC gene encoding muconolactone Delta-isomerase encodes MLFHVKMVVKLPPDMPVERANELKANEKALAQRLQKEGIWRHLWRIAGLYANYSVFDVESPAQLNDLLMQLPLYPYMEVTVDAMCRHPSSIHEDDR; translated from the coding sequence ATGCTTTTTCACGTAAAGATGGTCGTCAAGCTGCCGCCCGATATGCCCGTCGAACGCGCCAATGAACTGAAGGCCAATGAAAAGGCATTGGCGCAGCGTTTGCAAAAAGAAGGCATCTGGCGACACCTTTGGCGCATTGCAGGGCTCTATGCGAACTACAGTGTGTTCGACGTGGAAAGCCCCGCGCAATTGAACGATCTGCTAATGCAGTTGCCGCTTTATCCGTATATGGAAGTGACGGTGGATGCGATGTGCCGTCATCCGTCGTCGATTCACGAAGACGATCGCTAA